TGAGGATTCTCACCTATGACTTGTCTACCAACCAACATTTCCCAAGTAATACAGTGTCCCTAATAAAAAGCATCCCATCATAATCGATTATAATTAGAAGAGAAATGCTCCAATAAGATGGACCAAGAGTGCCTCTATTCATATTCATGAACAGTGAACTCTATTAATAAATTCACGTATTTTTGATTCACCTATTTGTTTTGTGCTCTTTGTACAGTGCTCTAAGGTGCAACATTGTGCCAAAACTTTGTTTTGAAAGTCATAATTGGGGGTTAACTCTTCACTCTGAAAGCTAAAAAGAAGTCAGCAAGCTGTATCTCTACTCGTGCGACAGTACTCTGCGATGCCCTACCTGTTTAAATCACAGCAGTTACCTTAGTAGAACTGCTTAAATCACAGTTTAAGACTTATTTCGACACTTGTACATTTGGTTAAACCACACCTTGCCACAATCCCAGATGTCTGTATTTTGGCCTATTTTACCGCCGCTTCTCCTCTCTCTGACCCCACCACTTTCCTGTTCGTTTGCTGTTATCCTTTCCCAAAGTTTCTTCCCCTAAATTAGTATTCTCTGAGTTTTTCTTTGCCCAGTTGTGGGCACGAGACCAGAGAATGTcattgatttttgtgtgtgccagtgaagccctttgagacttttACTGTGGATAAAGTGGGTCTTTCTGTGTGATAATCTTTCGAAAAGTGAGGTCACTTGAAAGTGGCCCTGGATCCACACCCAGTCTAGCCGATCATGTCATAGGGAAGAAACCCAATGCCGGGGCTGGTTGTGTATATATAGTGATCTCACTTttggtttaatttcacacttgataagTGGAGTATTTAGTATACAACACagtaaaaagtcaacttttcacattttcccttgggaaaaaaaagctgcccACACAGGGTGCATTCATTGCAAACTGAACATCTTTATTCATACCAGCAAAATATAAGacatttgtataaaaaaaagtagaaaaattgTACAGAAAATATACCACTTGGCTTTTTAATCTATTATAGTTATTGCTACATACTCTCATAGCCTTTACTTTTGCTTAAGGTGATACTGTATTGTTTTGCCAGCAAAAAAAGTCCCAAAGAAAGGATGCAAacgaaacacacatgcacatgtcaAAGGCATCAACTATGAaggtcattcattaaaaaaaatcatccaaaacATCTTGTACATTCTAATGAACTGCGCTATGGTTCCATGCTTAATTATTGTTAGTGTTTTAAGCAGTGTTTTCTCTCAGGCGGTAAAGGTGTCTTTGGTAGCTCACTCATATTCTACAATCCGTTCATACATGGCCTTCGAAGTCCAGCTGCTGTGTTgcatgaccaaaacaaaatgatagCATTTAATGTTATTGcagtgatgctaatgctaacagccTGCGGTCAGTGCAAAGCCACAGTGTGAATGATGTGTTTCCCGATTGGCAAAGGCGTACCTCAATGCACCGTATTTTTATTGCAATTGCAGTGTTCGTCTAgccatctgtttttttgtttttgtttgtttgtttattttaataccttgggtgaactggagcctatcccaactgacttttgGCAGGAGAAGCGTGGTCCACCCTGGATAGGTCGCCggtcaatcgcaaggcacagaaAGACAAAGAAACCATTCCCATTCACAtacacacctatggacaattttgagttggAAATGAAcctattaaaaatgtttttcgaaagtgggaggaagctggagtcaccggagaaaacccacaaaagcACATGTGGACTGATTCGAACATCAATCCGCAGAAGTGTGAAGCAGACATGCTAGTTAGTCCACCGTGCTGCCCGTGTTATGCcatgtacatttttgttttctcagtAAACGGTCGGCACGTACCAACTgatttgtttaatttaaaatagcCTTCATCTTTTGCCGCCGTGGCTGATTACATATCAACTGGTGGACCACTCATTGATAGTTGATTAATTCAAGCCATTGAGAGAAGAATGGAGTGCGCAACTTTTCCTGCTCCCACCTATCAAATGCTTTctgtattaaaatatttttggacacaacaattaaaatgttttcaaatgccTGTCATATAATGCAAAATCAACTTCAGAAGGGAATAGCTTCCCACAGGCAATACAGCTGCTCTCATAACACCTATCAATTAATGTCTTGAGTGCAAATTCTTTTCGAAAAGGCAATTCTGTCATTTTAAAACAGCAACCTGAGTGTCTGTGTTATCGGCTACACGTGTACCGTTCAATACACTGTGTGGAAATACTGCTGGGCTACTGATACCTACTACTTAGATTGTTAGTAGTACGAAGTACATGTTTGTATCTACCCCGGCCACGAAAAGAACTTCATCATAATGTATGAACATCGATGTGAACTTTGACAAATAAAAAGCATTGTGAACGttgacaaacaaaaagcatCATCACGAGACAAAAGGTTTGCCCGCCGTCTTATTGCCGTATACACAACATATTACAGCATAAATGTATGTATAAGCTATATACATTGTATCCTTCTAGTAACCATCGTTGCCACTGGAATGCCCCGTTTTTGGGAAATAATGCAAGCAGCTGTTTCCAACACTGAAAAGGACACAGTAATGGAAGAATATATGCGACATCTGAGTCTGAGTTACATTGTAACTCAAGAGAATTTCAAATTCTAACTCACATGGCACAGATACACTTGCATAGAAAGGCAGCAACAGAAAAAGTAGGCACCTTTGGTTTTAAAGTCCTGACGGAGTCACTCGAGTCCATATTATTGTCCGTGCAGCAAAGGTATCCAGTTGGTAAACAATCTCTGTCAGTCTCATGTCCTTACATTGAGAAACACACATTCAAATGATTTAAGGCCTTGTCCCTGACAcataatccattaaaaaaaattgtgggggggaaaaaagtacatttccCCAAACAGGACAAGTATGTGCTGGTGAACCGTGGCTGTTAGGCAACATAAAAACAAGGTTATTTGTTGGTCTGGTGTCGTCTTTTACGATAAAGTGTTTAGGTACTTATTCTCCCCCGCTAGTGAGGTGAGCATGGATGTCATGTCACCCACCGCCATGTTGGACAGGGTGACGGGGGTCTGTGGAGTGGTGAGACGTGATGATGTCTGGGAGGAACACCCCGGCTGACCCTGAATGGGATTGTCGAGCGGACTGAAGGAAGAGGGTTCCGCGTCGTCAATAATGGAGGTAAAGTCTATGCGCGCGTTGTCCAGGTCCAGGTTTTCTAGGGCGTTAGGGATGGGGCAGGCCTCAGAATAGGGAACCATGGGGGCGGATTTTGTACCAGCCGTTGGGTCTACGTTGGCTCCCATGCTGTGTTGCTGGGGGAGACGATGTCCATTCTGGGTATCCATGTGTTTCTCCATGTCCATGTGGATATGGCCGGAGTAGTAAACATTATTATTCGAAGGGGGGAACATTTCATGCTGTGGTTGCTGTGTGTGCTGGACTGGAGGCAGCCGGATGCCTCTTCTCGGGTTGGAAGTGGAGTGTGCTGGGCTGTGCTGTTGTGGACTCCCCATGTAGCCTCCTCCAACTTGTGACAAGCTGTTCTGGCGACTCAGAGGTTTCCGTCCTTGAGGAGGTGGTCTTGGGACCGCCATCTCCTGAGTGTAGCAAGAGCCCTGGAGCCCTATCATCTGTTGGTCGTTAGTTGCGGCTGATCCGGAACCACGGCTGTGTGTTGGAGGACTCATGACAAGATTCTGGTTGGGGTAGTGGGTGTATGACTGGTTTGAGTACATGTTCTGATTTGGGTGCTGAGGACTGTGTTGTATCATTGATGCCTGGCTGGCCAGATCCACGTTCTCAGAGAGTGAAGGTGGCTTTATTGGACTCTGCTGCTGTTCTTGTTGCTGCTCCCACATGAGCGCTTGCTGGGACTGTACATAGTTTCTCACCATCATCTCCTTTACCTGCATCATGGGGGTTTCGGATCTGTGTCCTTCAGAAAGAGCGGTACCAGTGCATCCCAAATTCAAGCCCCCACCACTGGAGAAGGAGGTCTGGTTCTGTCCTTGAAAATCACAGCTCATGCTGTTTGAGCTCCTTATCGGGGCATAACCCTGAACCTGTTGGAGGAGTAGCCGCTGCTGCTGAAGCTTAGCACTTTGACAGGCATCAGCACTCCCCATGCCAGGGTGGAACTGCTGCTCAGGCTTGATGTTGAGTTTATGTACCCCCTCTGGATTTTTGTAAAGGCCTGTCTGATTGTTGAAGTGTATTTGGGTCTGTTGAGGCTGCATACTTGCTTCTGAATACGACAAACTACGCTGGTCCTGGAGAGAGCTTTGAACCGCATTGTGACCATCGCGCCATTGACCATTTCCGGCCTCACTCCCCTGCCCCAAGATCGGGTACTGGTGTCCTGACGGACTGAGCTGACAGTTGCTCATACTGTACTCGGCCTGTTGAAGAAGTGTATTAGACATTCCCTCTGGGTGAACAGGCGTTGCTTGACCCAAAGGATTGACCCTTGGAATGACTTCCCCTTGGTTCTGGTAATGTCCCTTTATGTAACTTTGGTCCGGGCAGCCCAGGGGGTCATGGTTTGGAGATAATTGATTTGGAAGTGGTCCACCACCTCCTCTGAGTGTCTGCTGCTGTTGGTATCCCACAAAGCCCCTCTCACTAGGTGGATCCATCATGGAACGGTCTCTGACATCCAAAGGGGGTAGTTGGGGCTCCATACCCATGGACTCCATTATGACATTCTCTGTAATGCTCGGGGGAAGAGGGGAATACATGTGGCGACCGATGCTTGTGCAGCGGTGGTCCTGGTGTTGCAAGGCGTTTTTTCGGGCCATCATGGATACATTGTTGAGGCTGTTGAACCGTTTCGGGAGGGCGAGCTGGTCTGCTGCTGCCGATCTGACCGGATCACTAGCCCTTCTATTGGTGTTGCCTGGAGCCAGTTGAGGGTAGATCACACCCGTGCCGTACTCTGTGTTGGCGCTGTGTCGACGTTGACCACATTGCTGAAGGAAAGGAGGCAAAGGTTGCCCTTGGAAGTCACCCAAGACACCTCCTCTTCTCCCGGGAGTGGCTGGTTGATCCATCCCAGGTAAGGGAGTTGGTGGTGGGCCACCAGTGGCTGCGGCGTACTTGGCCTTCAGGCTGTACTGCTGGGCTGGTGTCAGATTAGAAAGACCTGGCAGTGCGCCACCGCCAGGACACGTTGCTCCTCTACGACAATTCTCTGGGGAGAGCGGAACTCCGATACTCTGATCTTGGCCAAGGAGGTGGCATGCACCGCCGGCTGCGGTGCCCATCTGAGAGACATCGCTGGAGCGGCGGCTGGATAAGTAGGGCGATACCATGGAGGAGCGGCGGCTCACGGTATAGGCGGAGCTCAGGCTGCTTGTCCCGCTACCTCTGCGATCGTTTGCATTGGTGCCCATCGAGGCCCCGCCTCCGAGGTCATGGTTGGATAGCTCCATGACGCGCCGATTTGAAAGGAGGGGAGAAGGGCCACACATTCCCAAAGAATCACCCGAACCTGAAAATGCAGACAAAATAGCTCAGAAATAGTTGCAGGGTACATGTAAACAAGCAACCATCCACAGGGCTTTAACTTGTACAACAGATGCGCTAACTAGATGTTCACCATGCTACCCAGACCTGTTGCTGATCAATCACACGACACATATGGAAACAGAAAAGCTCATTCAGATTCCCACCATTACAGAGTGGCATTTGAACCCCGTGTGAACTATGCCATCGTCAATGACATtcacataaaatatttttaacaagtcAATTGGGATTTATCCAGACTTGCACCAATAGGAGGGAATCGGTTACATAGCTTTCACAGaaccatgcaaaaaaacaaagcaacttGCCAACAAGGGACGATCTAGAATCTTCTCGCTTTGGCGAAGGTACCAATaaacatttactgtacagtatttccttTACCATATGAAGGGTATGTAAAGGTTACACAGCACATACATGGAAGTGCAGGTAGCTTGTTGGCGAGACATCGGCTAGGAGGTGTCGGTCGGCGAATTTGCTTCAATTTATCGATCTTGAGGTTCTCCAGCCTCTTGAGAGCCTGAGCCGACATTCCCATCGTCGCTGACCCACTTCCTGgctctcctccgcctcctccggcCGTTCCGCCATCTTCCAAGGCTGTGAGGTCTTCCAGGCTGCCTGCCGCATTCAGGTTCATCTCCACAccgctgtcattgttgttggtgctGCCGAGTGGGGAACGTTCGCTGCTGCAGGACGATTGGCCACCAGGGCTTGGCTGGGATTTCTGAAACagatttgcaaaaacaaatatgtgaaCCCTTTGCTGTAATAATTGGTCTGTAAACAGTTTGAACCGTAACTATTTCAGAAATGTTCATATctattttttgttgctgttgtatcCTGAATACGTAATGCCGGTACATACACATATTCCTTTACTCCCGAAGCCTGCATGCAGGTGCAGGGAAGACTCTCCTTAACTTCCACTTACAACCCGGGCCAAATTTAGCTCCTCCCCAACAAACTAAGATTTTGGTCTCTCGGTCGAGTGTAGTGAGGATAGCTTCCACGGAAAAAAACCACGAATGGATTGGAATTAATTCATGAATAGCAAACCACAAATAGACTGTACATTGGTCCTTTGCCATATGGTGTTAATTTTTCCCAGTCTGTATTACGGAATTTTACATcatatatatttaatttgatattgCAGATATTTGGCTATCATGACAGATTTTGTGCTGATCATTTTTCCACATGGACTAATGATACCTATGCACGTAGGAATAAGTGCGAGCCGGGACACAAGAGCGAGAGACGAAAAGACACTCACTAGAGCGCTATCGGGTGCCATCAGTTTGCAGTCTTCCCGTCGTTTCTCCTCCTTCTCCAGCAGCAATTCGGTGCCTGGAGCTCCGGCGGTCATGGCTGAGCCAGGCGGCCGAGGGCCCGTGTCACCTCGGTGCTTCTTGGTAATGTGGGCCTCGGGCCCGTGCACCGTCTTCACGTGTTTACGTAACGAGCTCGGGTCCGTGTATCGCTTGGTACAGCCGGGAATCTTGCAAACGTAGGGTTTCTGGACCACGGCAAAGTCCGATTCAGGACAGAAAAGTTACATTCCGCCAGAGTGCTTTACGATCGGTTTGGATAACTACCTCATTGGAGTGGGTACGGTTCTGGTGCTTAGCCCGGTCGGAGGCATTGGAGAAGGCCTTGTTGCAACCCTCGTGTTCACACACGTagggtttctccccagtgtgagaGCGCAGGTGCGTCTTCAGGTTCTCCAGACGAGAGTATGCCTTGTTGCACCCTTCGAACTGAAACAAAAGTGCTCCTATAATCATTTGTATATGTTGTATCATTGCCTACAAGGAGCATCAAAGCGGCGAAGGTTGAAAGGGGAATTAATGTCAAGGTGACTTTATTTAATGGCTTGCATAAAAATAGGGTGTCTGGACTACCTGCCCACGATTCAAGTGAGGTGCCGATATCCCCAACTGGGAGAGAATTGTTCTGAAGTTTCATTAATTATAACAATGTGgctaaataaaaaaactttcttTAACTCAGAAGCATAGGTGTGCAAAGATCCTGAGCCACTCCCAAGCAATGACTGGATTATAGAGAAACAGTGTCAAAGCCAAAATCTTAGAAAGCTGCGAGGCGTGTTGTTGGGTGTATCGATTAGCGTGAGCTAATAGCTTAGGCTTCTGATAAGCATCACGTACCTCatacttaattgaactgtgggGGCAGGGAGCATTAGTGTATGCCGTTACGTCAGCTGCATGCACCGCATACATGAATCCGGACAGTAATTGACAAGTGCATGAAGTCTTGTGTATGAAGTGCTCCTTCCCCGGGTGAAAATGCTTCAATTTTAATTTATGAGTGCTCACTTTTTCCACACTCTGGGCTTAGCCTCCACAAGAAAGAACTGTCAGCCTCATCCAACCCTCTAGCTCCATCCATTAGACCAGGCCTggccagctccgggcctggcggtcctgttttccatctcttccggctgcaacacacctgattcagaggATCAGCTtgtcagccagctctgaagcaacaTTCAAaggatcctgatgatttgaatcaggtgtgttgctcctgggagagccaGAAAACAGGCAGAACAGCGGCCCTCGgggaccgagtttggacaccgcTGCCTTAGATGATTAGTACATGGTAGGGAAGACTATGGCTTCAAACCATGCTCATTTCagctaaacaaaaaataaagagtgtaagtgtaatttttattcttattttgatgaaagcaCGTCACAGACAATATTAAGATATTAAGAACTGATTTAAATTGTGAAAGAAGCATAATGTGTCACCTTTAAGGCGTATTTCAGCACACCGacctgatgggttttttttttttttttcatttactcaCAGTGCACTTATGTGGCTTTTCCCCCGTGTGCCTGCGCATGTGAACGACCAACATATACTGGGCCTTGAAGGGCCGTTGCTCGCGAGAACACTCCTGCCAGTGGCACACAAATTCTTTCTTCTCGCCGTGGATGTGCTCGTTGTTGATGTGCTGCATgtggggaaggggaaaaaaaatacttggatTTTGGATGCATTCGATTTTGCTTTCAATTGAACTGGTTCTTACATGAACGAGTTGGTCCTGCGTGTCAAACTCCTTGTTGCAGCTCTCCCAGCGGCAGTTGGTTTCGTAGACGGCCTCCGGTTCGGGCTTGCCATCCTCCTTATCTAAGTCGTCTCGGCCGTCCAGGAGACCCAAGAGGGGGTCCTGATGAAACATGTAACTTTGTAACTTTTTCTTGCTTGATTTCTaatcaacacacatacacacacaatacaatacaatacatgctgatttatatagcgctttcacaacagcggcagctgtaacaaagcgctttacaaaacagttaacattaagtaaaataataaacacaacacataacataacacACGGcgcggacagtcgtgcagtcctaaccacttttccgtcacacgctttgttgtttgaagcagtttgagatgaaagaggagagaatcaaagtgtcctttaaccagtggatcagagacgtcatgctcaaaatgtgcacacgtcggctacaagctaagtttcaaagtcaacaagaagctgtagcatccattgacgaaaaaagagattggttcacttctcctgtcccatggaaatccatttcaattccaagcggcaactcacggtttcaaatacgcatcggcgctctgcgccaacgctcctctctcctcatcctcaacttcagcggccatccatccagccgcaccaacgccaactgtccaacagcgctgacatggccactgaacaaatcggggttgtgaaaaatgctgcccattactggcgcaaaaaacacaagcgccccaggtctgtccagcaccgacagtcaatggcgctgacattcctcccaatcaaaatctgtgctggtacaggcgtgctgccga
The DNA window shown above is from Hippocampus zosterae strain Florida chromosome 9, ASM2543408v3, whole genome shotgun sequence and carries:
- the gli1 gene encoding zinc finger protein GLI1 isoform X2, translating into MPVDMQPHQGLYRYDTSPGQPSRGLLPPDQYSDIPSLRAPLLNGPPQDCRAMYNPMTPGMAHGSGPGPAQSIGHCLDQYMRPPQAPLPLGMMGHRTMASTEAPCNSAPYSTQNNMMSSHHNLCHSASDQIGSVDGSRFSTPRSMLKLSKKRALSISPLSDPSVDLQTVIRTSPNSLVAFVNARCTPNGASSYGHLSVSAMSPSHGYSSNMNCQSRSQASIYGGVGGGTPHTPGACQASRLPAHNPRLHAPPKHGQLKTEPGLGVVMDGMNVKSLEERSEGDVASPSSTSTQDPLLGLLDGRDDLDKEDGKPEPEAVYETNCRWESCNKEFDTQDQLVHHINNEHIHGEKKEFVCHWQECSREQRPFKAQYMLVVHMRRHTGEKPHKCTFEGCNKAYSRLENLKTHLRSHTGEKPYVCEHEGCNKAFSNASDRAKHQNRTHSNEKPYVCKIPGCTKRYTDPSSLRKHVKTVHGPEAHITKKHRGDTGPRPPGSAMTAGAPGTELLLEKEEKRREDCKLMAPDSALKSQPSPGGQSSCSSERSPLGSTNNNDSGVEMNLNAAGSLEDLTALEDGGTAGGGGGEPGSGSATMGMSAQALKRLENLKIDKLKQIRRPTPPSRCLANKLPALPCSGDSLGMCGPSPLLSNRRVMELSNHDLGGGASMGTNANDRRGSGTSSLSSAYTVSRRSSMVSPYLSSRRSSDVSQMGTAAGGACHLLGQDQSIGVPLSPENCRRGATCPGGGALPGLSNLTPAQQYSLKAKYAAATGGPPPTPLPGMDQPATPGRRGGVLGDFQGQPLPPFLQQCGQRRHSANTEYGTGVIYPQLAPGNTNRRASDPVRSAAADQLALPKRFNSLNNVSMMARKNALQHQDHRCTSIGRHMYSPLPPSITENVIMESMGMEPQLPPLDVRDRSMMDPPSERGFVGYQQQQTLRGGGGPLPNQLSPNHDPLGCPDQSYIKGHYQNQGEVIPRVNPLGQATPVHPEGMSNTLLQQAEYSMSNCQLSPSGHQYPILGQGSEAGNGQWRDGHNAVQSSLQDQRSLSYSEASMQPQQTQIHFNNQTGLYKNPEGVHKLNIKPEQQFHPGMGSADACQSAKLQQQRLLLQQVQGYAPIRSSNSMSCDFQGQNQTSFSSGGGLNLGCTGTALSEGHRSETPMMQVKEMMVRNYVQSQQALMWEQQQEQQQSPIKPPSLSENVDLASQASMIQHSPQHPNQNMYSNQSYTHYPNQNLVMSPPTHSRGSGSAATNDQQMIGLQGSCYTQEMAVPRPPPQGRKPLSRQNSLSQVGGGYMGSPQQHSPAHSTSNPRRGIRLPPVQHTQQPQHEMFPPSNNNVYYSGHIHMDMEKHMDTQNGHRLPQQHSMGANVDPTAGTKSAPMVPYSEACPIPNALENLDLDNARIDFTSIIDDAEPSSFSPLDNPIQGQPGCSSQTSSRLTTPQTPVTLSNMAVGDMTSMLTSLAGENKYLNTLS
- the gli1 gene encoding zinc finger protein GLI1 isoform X1, coding for MPVDMQPHQGLYRYDTSPGQPSRGLLPPDQYSDIPSLRAPLLNGPPQDCRAMYNPMTPGMAHGSGPGPAQSIGHCLDQYMRPPQAPLPLGMMGHRTMASTEAPCNSAPYSTQNNMMSSHHNLCHSASDQIGSVDAGSRFSTPRSMLKLSKKRALSISPLSDPSVDLQTVIRTSPNSLVAFVNARCTPNGASSYGHLSVSAMSPSHGYSSNMNCQSRSQASIYGGVGGGTPHTPGACQASRLPAHNPRLHAPPKHGQLKTEPGLGVVMDGMNVKSLEERSEGDVASPSSTSTQDPLLGLLDGRDDLDKEDGKPEPEAVYETNCRWESCNKEFDTQDQLVHHINNEHIHGEKKEFVCHWQECSREQRPFKAQYMLVVHMRRHTGEKPHKCTFEGCNKAYSRLENLKTHLRSHTGEKPYVCEHEGCNKAFSNASDRAKHQNRTHSNEKPYVCKIPGCTKRYTDPSSLRKHVKTVHGPEAHITKKHRGDTGPRPPGSAMTAGAPGTELLLEKEEKRREDCKLMAPDSALKSQPSPGGQSSCSSERSPLGSTNNNDSGVEMNLNAAGSLEDLTALEDGGTAGGGGGEPGSGSATMGMSAQALKRLENLKIDKLKQIRRPTPPSRCLANKLPALPCSGDSLGMCGPSPLLSNRRVMELSNHDLGGGASMGTNANDRRGSGTSSLSSAYTVSRRSSMVSPYLSSRRSSDVSQMGTAAGGACHLLGQDQSIGVPLSPENCRRGATCPGGGALPGLSNLTPAQQYSLKAKYAAATGGPPPTPLPGMDQPATPGRRGGVLGDFQGQPLPPFLQQCGQRRHSANTEYGTGVIYPQLAPGNTNRRASDPVRSAAADQLALPKRFNSLNNVSMMARKNALQHQDHRCTSIGRHMYSPLPPSITENVIMESMGMEPQLPPLDVRDRSMMDPPSERGFVGYQQQQTLRGGGGPLPNQLSPNHDPLGCPDQSYIKGHYQNQGEVIPRVNPLGQATPVHPEGMSNTLLQQAEYSMSNCQLSPSGHQYPILGQGSEAGNGQWRDGHNAVQSSLQDQRSLSYSEASMQPQQTQIHFNNQTGLYKNPEGVHKLNIKPEQQFHPGMGSADACQSAKLQQQRLLLQQVQGYAPIRSSNSMSCDFQGQNQTSFSSGGGLNLGCTGTALSEGHRSETPMMQVKEMMVRNYVQSQQALMWEQQQEQQQSPIKPPSLSENVDLASQASMIQHSPQHPNQNMYSNQSYTHYPNQNLVMSPPTHSRGSGSAATNDQQMIGLQGSCYTQEMAVPRPPPQGRKPLSRQNSLSQVGGGYMGSPQQHSPAHSTSNPRRGIRLPPVQHTQQPQHEMFPPSNNNVYYSGHIHMDMEKHMDTQNGHRLPQQHSMGANVDPTAGTKSAPMVPYSEACPIPNALENLDLDNARIDFTSIIDDAEPSSFSPLDNPIQGQPGCSSQTSSRLTTPQTPVTLSNMAVGDMTSMLTSLAGENKYLNTLS